One region of Cerasicoccus sp. TK19100 genomic DNA includes:
- a CDS encoding Fur family transcriptional regulator: protein MSDAPTFRRTRQREAIYNALSEAERPLNFEELLERARMHFPKIGERTVFRNVREMLDEHSLVRVYLPGQPARYVLPTGNHCPHFICRNCNNVFVLPEETPDILPGYASKIPPEFIPEGEEVIIYGYCRECPPE, encoded by the coding sequence ATGTCCGATGCGCCCACCTTCCGACGCACCCGCCAGCGTGAGGCGATTTACAACGCGCTGAGCGAGGCCGAGCGCCCCTTGAATTTCGAGGAGCTGCTGGAGCGCGCGCGCATGCATTTCCCCAAGATCGGTGAGCGGACGGTGTTTCGCAACGTGCGCGAAATGTTGGACGAGCACAGCCTGGTGCGGGTTTATCTGCCCGGCCAGCCCGCGCGCTACGTGCTGCCAACGGGCAATCACTGCCCACATTTCATCTGCCGCAACTGTAATAACGTCTTCGTGCTACCCGAGGAGACGCCCGACATTTTACCTGGTTATGCGAGTAAAATACCCCCGGAATTCATACCCGAGGGAGAGGAGGTCATCATTTACGGCTACTGCCGGGAGTGTCCGCCGGAGTAG